From Herbiconiux flava, one genomic window encodes:
- a CDS encoding HPr family phosphocarrier protein, with protein MAERTVELASKHGLHARPATLFTQTVAKSGLPVQISKDGKAVNAASILGVISLGIEYGDTVTLVSDAPEADALLDELATLLATDLDAE; from the coding sequence ATGGCTGAACGAACCGTCGAACTGGCATCCAAGCACGGGCTGCACGCCCGCCCGGCCACGCTCTTCACGCAGACCGTCGCGAAGTCGGGACTGCCTGTGCAGATCTCGAAGGACGGCAAGGCCGTCAACGCCGCCAGCATCCTCGGCGTCATCTCGCTCGGCATCGAGTACGGCGACACCGTGACCCTCGTCTCCGACGCCCCCGAGGCCGACGCGCTGCTCGACGAGCTCGCGACGCTCCTGGCCACCGACCTGGACGCCGAGTGA
- a CDS encoding PTS sugar transporter subunit IIABC, with the protein MDRVLIVCGAGASSTFLAVRLRRIIRDRDLDLVVDAGTLADLDDRLAATRILLVGPHLADRYAGLAERAVRAGAVAELLPENVFGRDGAEIAAGRIEELAGLRAPADLNAETPTNRGDLHG; encoded by the coding sequence GTGGACAGAGTGCTCATCGTCTGCGGTGCAGGAGCATCGAGCACCTTCCTCGCCGTGAGACTGCGCCGGATCATCCGGGACCGCGATCTCGACCTGGTCGTGGACGCGGGAACGCTGGCCGATCTCGACGACAGGCTCGCGGCGACGCGCATCCTGCTGGTGGGGCCCCATCTCGCCGATCGCTACGCCGGTCTGGCCGAACGGGCCGTGCGGGCCGGGGCGGTGGCGGAGCTCCTCCCCGAGAACGTCTTCGGGCGGGACGGCGCCGAGATCGCGGCCGGCCGGATCGAAGAACTCGCCGGGCTGCGGGCGCCGGCAGACCTGAACGCGGAAACACCAACGAACCGAGGAGACCTCCATGGCTGA